The Oscillospiraceae bacterium genome contains a region encoding:
- a CDS encoding NUDIX hydrolase, protein MDLAEQLRLYRPFNEQEQADQALILRCFGGPEDLFSRQSRLAHMTASAWIVNPGRTKVLMAYHNIYRSWAWLGGHADGERDLLQVALREAAEESGLKNVRPVSPEIYSVEVLTVDGHIKRGAYVSSHLHLNLTYLLEADEKDELFVKPDENSGVRWFSPEGAVQASSEPWIREHIYAKLNEKLRSFPV, encoded by the coding sequence ATGGATCTTGCAGAACAGCTCAGGCTTTACCGGCCCTTTAATGAACAGGAACAGGCGGATCAGGCCCTGATCCTGAGGTGTTTCGGGGGTCCGGAGGACCTTTTTTCCCGCCAAAGCCGCCTGGCGCACATGACAGCCTCGGCCTGGATTGTAAACCCGGGCCGGACAAAGGTGTTGATGGCGTACCACAACATCTACCGCTCCTGGGCCTGGCTGGGCGGCCATGCCGACGGGGAGCGGGATCTTTTGCAGGTCGCCCTGCGGGAGGCGGCGGAGGAGAGCGGGCTGAAAAATGTGCGCCCGGTCTCTCCTGAGATCTATTCCGTGGAAGTTTTGACTGTGGATGGGCACATCAAGCGCGGCGCTTATGTATCCTCGCACCTGCACCTCAACCTCACCTATCTTTTGGAAGCGGATGAAAAGGACGAGCTTTTTGTAAAGCCGGATGAGAACAGCGGCGTGCGGTGGTTCAGCCCGGAGGGCGCCGTGCAGGCTTCCAGCGAGCCCTGGATTCGCGAACATATTTACGCCAAACTGAATGAAAAGCTAAGGTCGTTTCCTGTTTGA
- the rluC_1 gene encoding pseudouridine synthase — protein sequence MKLIFVSTPAPVRLDQYLLRQFPALNLGRLNKALRENKIKLNGKKLPLSTRVQAGDEIRLFLPDDQLAASPQADGPAFLQLKYPARVVYEDAFLLLADKPAGLPVSGEQADTLLNRVLLYLFQRGEYRPGQGFAPALCHRLDTGTSGLVVLAKTPAAEALLTGLIRDRKLKKEYLCVTFGRPQPAKAALRGYLVKDAAKGKVTVTSRPGPAARQIETRYDTLAVSGRLALLRVELVTGRTHQIRAHLASIGCPILGDGKYGSNPANRELKFKYQALCAWKLTFPTLAGPELAGVSGRCFQLEKPWYCQQVLNGQLK from the coding sequence ATGAAGCTGATTTTCGTAAGCACACCGGCCCCTGTGCGGCTGGATCAATATCTGCTGCGCCAGTTCCCCGCCCTAAACCTGGGGCGGCTGAACAAGGCCCTGCGGGAAAACAAGATCAAGCTCAACGGCAAAAAGCTCCCGCTCTCCACCCGGGTGCAGGCCGGGGATGAGATCCGGCTTTTTCTGCCGGACGATCAGCTTGCTGCATCCCCCCAGGCGGACGGCCCGGCCTTTTTGCAGCTCAAATATCCGGCCAGGGTAGTTTATGAGGACGCGTTCCTGCTTTTGGCCGACAAACCCGCCGGCCTGCCGGTGAGCGGCGAACAGGCCGATACGCTGCTGAACCGCGTGCTGCTCTACCTTTTCCAACGCGGAGAATATCGCCCCGGGCAGGGCTTTGCACCTGCGCTCTGCCACCGGCTGGACACCGGCACCAGCGGGCTTGTGGTGCTGGCAAAAACGCCGGCCGCCGAGGCCCTGCTCACCGGCCTCATACGGGACCGAAAGCTGAAAAAGGAATACCTGTGCGTCACCTTCGGCCGCCCGCAGCCTGCCAAGGCTGCTCTGCGAGGGTACCTTGTAAAGGATGCCGCCAAGGGCAAGGTGACCGTCACCAGCCGCCCGGGCCCTGCCGCGCGCCAAATCGAAACCCGGTACGACACCCTGGCCGTGAGCGGCAGGCTGGCCCTTTTGCGGGTCGAGCTCGTCACAGGCCGCACCCACCAAATCCGCGCCCATTTGGCCAGCATCGGCTGCCCCATTCTGGGCGATGGGAAATACGGCAGCAACCCGGCCAACCGGGAGCTGAAGTTCAAATACCAGGCGCTCTGCGCCTGGAAGCTCACCTTCCCCACCCTTGCCGGGCCGGAGCTTGCAGGGGTGAGCGGGCGGTGCTTTCAGCTGGAAAAGCCCTGGTACTGCCAGCAGGTATTGAACGGCCAGTTAAAATAG
- a CDS encoding uracil permease gives MNENKQINEGIYDARQLGVPKMLILGVQHTFAMFGATVLVPLLTGLSVSTTLLCAGLGTLLFHLLTKGKVPAFLGSSFAFLGGFAIVAPMVDGKPNLEMLPYACGGVVFAGLVYLLMSGLISVFGVRRIMRFFPPVVTGPIIIAIGLILAPSAINNCTTNWLLAIVALAVVVGCNIWGKGMIKILPILLGVLVSYAVALVTGAVDFTAIREAAWLGVPVHGSALAKFDISAILTIMPIALATMMEHIGDVAAISATTGKNYIRDPGLNRTLLGDGLATTMAGFLGGPANTTYGENTGVLALTKIYDPRVMRIAACFAVVLSFSPKFEAVVNTVPSAIIGGVSFILYGMISAIGVRNVVENQVDFTRSRNLIIAAVILVSALGFNSLGGLTFAVGSVTISLSGLAIAAILGILLNAVLPGNDYEFDKVETPENPLNLQV, from the coding sequence ATGAACGAGAACAAGCAAATCAATGAAGGCATTTACGACGCCCGCCAGCTGGGCGTGCCCAAGATGCTGATTCTGGGCGTGCAGCACACCTTCGCCATGTTTGGCGCCACGGTGCTGGTGCCGCTGCTCACCGGCCTGAGCGTGTCCACCACGCTGCTGTGCGCGGGCCTGGGAACACTGCTGTTCCACCTGCTCACCAAAGGAAAGGTGCCCGCGTTCCTGGGGTCGTCGTTCGCGTTCCTGGGCGGCTTTGCCATCGTGGCGCCCATGGTCGACGGCAAGCCCAACCTGGAAATGCTGCCCTATGCCTGCGGCGGCGTGGTGTTTGCGGGCCTGGTGTACCTGCTTATGAGCGGGCTGATCAGCGTGTTCGGCGTGCGCAGGATCATGCGCTTCTTCCCGCCGGTGGTCACGGGGCCCATCATCATTGCCATCGGCCTGATCCTAGCGCCCAGCGCCATCAACAACTGCACCACCAACTGGCTGCTGGCCATTGTGGCGCTTGCCGTGGTGGTGGGGTGCAACATCTGGGGCAAGGGCATGATCAAGATTCTGCCCATCCTGCTAGGCGTACTGGTGTCCTACGCGGTGGCCCTGGTGACCGGTGCGGTGGACTTTACCGCCATCCGCGAGGCTGCCTGGCTAGGCGTTCCCGTGCACGGCTCCGCCCTGGCGAAATTTGATATTTCGGCCATTCTTACCATCATGCCCATCGCGCTGGCAACCATGATGGAGCACATCGGCGACGTTGCGGCCATCAGCGCCACCACCGGCAAAAACTACATCCGCGACCCGGGCCTGAACCGCACCCTGCTGGGCGATGGCCTGGCCACCACCATGGCCGGCTTTTTGGGCGGCCCTGCCAACACAACCTACGGCGAAAACACCGGCGTGCTGGCGCTCACCAAGATCTACGACCCCCGTGTGATGCGCATTGCCGCCTGCTTTGCGGTGGTGCTGAGCTTCAGCCCCAAATTTGAGGCGGTGGTGAACACGGTGCCCAGCGCGATCATCGGCGGCGTGTCGTTCATTTTGTACGGCATGATCAGCGCCATCGGCGTGCGCAACGTGGTGGAAAACCAGGTGGACTTCACCCGCAGCCGCAACCTCATCATCGCGGCAGTCATTCTGGTGAGCGCCCTCGGCTTCAACAGCCTGGGCGGCCTGACCTTCGCCGTCGGCAGCGTTACCATCTCGCTGTCCGGCCTTGCCATTGCGGCCATCCTGGGCATTCTGCTGAACGCTGTTCTGCCCGGCAACGACTACGAGTTCGATAAGGTTGAGACCCCGGAGAACCCCCTGAACCTGCAGGTGTGA
- a CDS encoding putative aminotransferase → MKDYLSMDEAELRAELEAVRGQYQGFCGMDLRLDMSRGKPCPEQLDLSQEMLRMVDNYTGEDGTDARNYGLLAGMPEARRFFADLLRLDDPEEVIVCGNSSLAMMYYLIDLGWRAGFVDSVRPWRFCNNIKFLCPVPGYDRHFLVTEYFGFQLVPVPMLPTGPDMDLVEQLVKNDETVKGMWCVPVYSNPDGYTYSDDTVKRLAAMQTAAPDFKIIWDDAYCVHHLTDEPCETLQVLEECKKAGNPERALLFCSTSKITYPGAGVAALGASRRNIQHILANMTPMIISYDKMNQLRHVQFLKDRKGVLDHMKKHKAILAPKFDLVKDSFARQLAPYGRIARWTDPKGGYFISLYLMDGCAKRTVQLCKEAGVVLTGAGASYPYGLDPQDHHLRIAPTYPSLAELDTACKLLCVCVRMATLETLLQA, encoded by the coding sequence ATGAAAGACTATCTTTCAATGGATGAGGCCGAACTGCGCGCCGAACTGGAAGCGGTGCGCGGGCAGTATCAGGGCTTTTGCGGCATGGATCTGCGGCTGGATATGTCCCGCGGCAAGCCCTGCCCCGAGCAACTGGACCTCTCGCAGGAGATGCTTCGCATGGTGGACAACTACACCGGCGAGGACGGCACCGACGCCCGCAACTACGGTCTGCTTGCCGGCATGCCGGAGGCGCGGCGCTTTTTTGCCGACCTGCTGCGCCTTGACGACCCGGAAGAGGTGATCGTGTGCGGGAACTCTTCGCTGGCGATGATGTATTATCTGATCGATCTGGGCTGGCGCGCGGGCTTTGTGGACAGTGTGCGCCCCTGGCGCTTTTGCAACAACATTAAATTCCTTTGCCCGGTACCCGGCTACGACCGGCACTTTTTGGTGACCGAGTATTTTGGCTTTCAGCTTGTTCCGGTGCCCATGCTGCCCACAGGCCCGGACATGGACCTTGTGGAACAGCTGGTGAAAAACGACGAGACGGTGAAGGGCATGTGGTGCGTGCCTGTTTACTCCAACCCGGATGGCTACACCTACAGCGACGATACGGTAAAGCGCCTTGCGGCCATGCAGACCGCCGCGCCGGACTTCAAGATCATTTGGGACGACGCTTACTGCGTGCACCATTTGACCGACGAGCCCTGCGAAACCCTGCAGGTGCTGGAGGAGTGCAAAAAGGCAGGCAACCCGGAGCGCGCGCTGCTGTTCTGCTCCACCAGCAAGATTACCTACCCCGGGGCGGGCGTGGCGGCGCTGGGGGCAAGCCGGCGCAACATCCAGCATATCCTGGCCAACATGACCCCCATGATCATCAGCTACGACAAGATGAACCAACTGCGCCACGTGCAGTTTTTGAAGGACCGCAAGGGCGTGCTGGACCATATGAAAAAGCACAAGGCGATCCTTGCGCCCAAGTTTGATCTGGTGAAGGATTCGTTTGCCCGGCAGCTTGCGCCCTATGGCCGCATTGCCCGCTGGACCGACCCCAAAGGCGGCTACTTTATCAGCCTTTACCTGATGGACGGCTGTGCAAAGCGCACCGTGCAGCTGTGCAAGGAGGCGGGCGTTGTGCTGACCGGGGCCGGGGCTTCGTACCCCTACGGCCTCGACCCGCAGGATCACCACCTGCGGATCGCGCCCACCTACCCGAGCCTGGCCGAGCTGGATACGGCCTGCAAGCTGCTGTGCGTGTGCGTGCGCATGGCCACCCTGGAAACGCTTTTACAGGCATGA
- a CDS encoding hypothetical protein (frameshifted, insertion at around 1993037;~possible pseudo due to internal stop codon) — MKKKGKPWHLFVLALLIFAFAYTAFFGISSQYGDITHTYVKGAKDIRFGIDIRGGVDVTFMPTDGFDATDEQMAAAETVIQQRLVNLNITDSEVYVDYNKDRIIVRFPWKEGESDFNPEAAIQEIGTTAHLTFRKGSSIDGELILEGKDVEKATPAYGPTKEGGQSEYYLSLEFKGSGRQAFADATTELAASKGYISIWMDEQNVSTASVNTAITDGKAIISGNFTQESVITMANQINSGALPFALSAESYSTISPSLGSRSLEAMVIAGVIAYLLILVFMTALYRLPGLIASIALLGQTAATLAFVSGYLSIFNSFTLTLPGIAGIILAIGMGVDANVITAERIREELASGKTLDGALNSGFARGLAPIIDGNVTIVIVACVLMGAFGPTDGFFAKLFTPIFFAFGPSTAGTIYSFGYTLLVGVLLNFVFGVCCTRIMLRGASRIKGLRKLWLYGGVRNDG; from the coding sequence ATGAAGAAGAAAGGCAAGCCCTGGCATCTCTTCGTATTGGCCCTGCTGATCTTTGCATTCGCTTATACGGCGTTTTTCGGCATCAGCAGCCAGTACGGAGATATCACCCATACTTATGTCAAGGGCGCAAAAGACATCCGCTTCGGCATCGATATCCGGGGCGGCGTGGATGTGACGTTCATGCCGACCGACGGGTTTGACGCCACCGACGAGCAGATGGCCGCCGCCGAGACGGTGATCCAGCAGCGGCTGGTGAACCTGAACATCACCGACAGCGAAGTGTATGTGGACTACAACAAGGACCGCATCATCGTTCGCTTCCCCTGGAAGGAAGGCGAGAGCGACTTCAACCCCGAGGCCGCCATCCAGGAGATCGGCACCACCGCGCACCTGACCTTCCGCAAGGGCAGCTCCATCGACGGCGAGCTGATCCTGGAAGGCAAGGACGTGGAGAAAGCGACCCCCGCTTACGGCCCCACAAAAGAGGGAGGCCAGAGCGAATACTACCTTTCTTTGGAATTCAAGGGCAGCGGCAGGCAGGCCTTTGCCGACGCCACCACCGAGCTGGCCGCCAGTAAGGGGTACATCAGCATCTGGATGGACGAGCAAAACGTGAGCACCGCCAGTGTGAACACCGCCATCACCGATGGCAAGGCCATCATCAGCGGCAACTTCACGCAGGAGAGCGTCATCACCATGGCAAACCAGATCAACTCCGGCGCGCTGCCCTTTGCGCTTTCGGCCGAGAGCTACAGCACCATCAGCCCGAGCCTGGGCAGCCGCAGCCTGGAGGCCATGGTCATTGCCGGCGTGATCGCTTATCTGCTGATCCTCGTGTTCATGACCGCGCTTTACCGCCTGCCCGGCTTGATCGCCTCCATTGCGCTGCTGGGCCAGACCGCCGCTACCCTGGCGTTTGTGTCGGGCTATCTGTCCATCTTCAACAGCTTCACCCTCACGCTGCCGGGCATCGCGGGAATTATTTTGGCCATCGGCATGGGTGTGGACGCCAACGTGATCACGGCGGAGCGCATCCGCGAGGAGCTGGCCTCCGGCAAAACGCTGGACGGCGCGCTGAACTCCGGCTTTGCCCGCGGCCTTGCCCCCATCATTGACGGCAATGTGACCATTGTGATCGTGGCGTGTGTTCTGATGGGCGCGTTCGGCCCCACGGATGGTTTCTTTGCAAAGCTGTTCACCCCCATCTTCTTTGCATTCGGGCCTTCTACCGCGGGCACCATCTACTCCTTCGGCTACACCCTGCTGGTGGGCGTGCTGCTGAACTTCGTGTTCGGCGTGTGCTGCACCCGCATTATGCTGCGCGGCGCCTCCCGCATCAAGGGCCTGCGCAAACTCTGGCTGTACGGAGGTGTTCGCAATGACGGCTAA
- the secF gene encoding protein-export membrane protein SecF — MTAKYNFMKHRKLFFAISLVLIAFILGFAVFFGVPMDIQFKGGAMVVLGYEGEPDMKDVQSIISGVFGSGLTFQEGSDIATGDATLTVSLPGAETVTAEQLEKALVSVQSSYPDNHFEQLSMSNVNPTIGHEFFQKSWVAVAAACILILVYIAIRFRKIGGMPAGIMAIIALINDLTVVFGVFVVLQIPLSGNFIAAMLTILGYSINDTVVMYDRIRENEGLYGKKLGFESLVNASINQSLRRSVNTTLTTCMALLTVCVVSVLFGLDSIFTFALPLMIGMISGLYTSLFITTSLWVTWENFRVKHGIGKKKGKASK; from the coding sequence ATGACGGCTAAGTATAACTTTATGAAGCACCGCAAATTGTTCTTTGCCATCTCCCTTGTGCTGATCGCATTTATTCTCGGCTTTGCCGTGTTCTTCGGCGTGCCCATGGACATTCAGTTCAAGGGCGGCGCCATGGTGGTGCTGGGCTACGAGGGCGAACCGGATATGAAGGATGTGCAGAGCATCATTTCCGGCGTGTTCGGCAGCGGCCTGACCTTTCAGGAGGGCAGCGACATCGCCACCGGCGACGCCACCCTCACTGTGAGCTTGCCGGGCGCGGAAACCGTGACGGCGGAGCAGCTGGAAAAGGCGCTTGTATCGGTGCAGAGCAGCTACCCCGACAACCACTTCGAGCAGCTTTCCATGAGCAACGTGAACCCCACCATCGGTCACGAGTTCTTTCAAAAAAGCTGGGTGGCCGTGGCGGCGGCCTGCATTCTGATCCTGGTTTACATCGCCATCCGTTTCCGCAAGATCGGCGGCATGCCCGCCGGTATCATGGCGATCATTGCCTTGATCAACGACCTGACGGTGGTGTTTGGCGTGTTTGTGGTGCTGCAGATCCCCCTGAGCGGGAACTTCATCGCCGCCATGCTCACCATTCTGGGCTACTCCATCAACGACACGGTGGTCATGTACGACCGCATCCGCGAGAACGAGGGCCTGTACGGCAAAAAGCTCGGCTTTGAGAGCCTGGTGAACGCCAGCATCAACCAGAGCCTGCGCCGCTCGGTGAACACCACCTTGACCACCTGCATGGCGCTGCTCACCGTCTGCGTGGTGTCGGTCCTGTTTGGGCTGGACAGCATCTTTACCTTCGCGCTGCCCCTGATGATCGGCATGATCTCGGGGCTGTATACCTCGCTGTTCATCACCACCTCGCTGTGGGTCACCTGGGAGAATTTTCGGGTAAAGCACGGCATTGGCAAGAAGAAGGGCAAGGCATCCAAATAA
- the nrdR gene encoding transcriptional repressor NrdR — translation MKCPYCGELESKVIDSRPTEDGEKIRRRRECLGCSKRFTTYEIVETVPLMVIKKDRSRQAFDRQKLLGGMLRACEKRPVSYQMLETAVDNIEQTLLNSYEREVTSIHIGELAMAELKKIDEVAYVRFASVYRQFGDLNTFMDELKDMLSSRSQHAEK, via the coding sequence ATGAAATGCCCTTACTGCGGTGAACTGGAATCAAAAGTGATCGACTCCCGCCCCACGGAGGACGGTGAAAAAATCCGCCGCCGGCGCGAGTGCCTCGGCTGTTCCAAGCGGTTCACCACCTACGAGATCGTGGAAACGGTTCCGCTGATGGTCATCAAAAAAGACCGCTCCCGCCAGGCGTTCGACCGGCAGAAGCTGCTGGGGGGAATGCTGCGCGCCTGTGAAAAGCGCCCGGTGAGCTATCAGATGCTGGAAACCGCCGTGGACAACATTGAGCAGACCCTTTTGAACAGCTATGAGCGCGAGGTAACCTCGATCCACATTGGGGAGCTGGCTATGGCCGAGCTGAAAAAGATCGACGAGGTGGCCTATGTGCGCTTTGCCTCGGTCTATCGCCAGTTCGGCGACCTGAACACCTTTATGGACGAGCTGAAAGACATGCTGAGCAGCCGCTCACAGCATGCTGAAAAATAA
- a CDS encoding DUF421 domain-containing protein — translation MLVLMLRTLIIYLLIICAMRLMGKRQLGELQPSELVSTILISNLASISIESPEIPLAASLAPVFLIVALELLLSALCFTSPKASELVSGTPVAVIRDGVIDQNTLRELRFSMSDLMESLRGKDIFDPSEVSYALIETNGSLTVCKRGALESVTRQDLKLPSPPAKKPLVPFVIDGKLLPENLFWCGKDKPWLERALAQNDCTLKQVLLLLGDDTEHFSLTKKESR, via the coding sequence ATGCTGGTGCTTATGCTGCGCACCCTGATCATCTATCTTCTCATCATTTGTGCCATGCGGCTTATGGGCAAACGGCAGCTGGGGGAACTGCAGCCCTCGGAGCTTGTTTCCACCATCCTCATCTCCAATCTCGCTTCCATCTCCATTGAATCGCCCGAGATCCCCCTGGCCGCAAGCCTTGCGCCGGTGTTCCTGATTGTGGCGCTTGAACTGCTGCTCTCGGCCCTGTGCTTTACAAGCCCCAAAGCCTCGGAGCTGGTATCCGGCACCCCGGTGGCCGTGATCCGGGACGGCGTGATCGACCAGAATACCCTGCGGGAGCTGCGGTTCAGCATGAGCGATCTGATGGAGTCGCTGCGCGGCAAGGACATTTTTGACCCCAGCGAAGTGAGCTATGCCCTGATCGAAACCAACGGCAGCCTGACTGTCTGCAAGCGCGGCGCCCTGGAAAGCGTGACCCGGCAGGACTTAAAGCTGCCCTCGCCCCCCGCAAAAAAGCCGCTGGTTCCCTTTGTGATCGACGGAAAGCTGCTGCCGGAAAACCTGTTCTGGTGCGGAAAGGATAAGCCCTGGCTGGAACGGGCTCTGGCACAAAACGACTGCACCCTAAAACAGGTGCTTTTGCTTTTGGGCGACGATACCGAACATTTCAGCCTTACAAAAAAAGAGAGCCGCTGA
- the grka gene encoding spore germination protein has product MQTKRPLSPDLRANITRLKQMFGSSTDLYTKPVRVLGVDCCLCMFEGLSTLERLWVVMLAMLTESNYRPKSGDDLFQYIQHKTDLPLENTPVEDFDALRVQLTAGTTVILIDGCCKAAVLSTQNMQFRSVQEPSGEGNIRGSREGFTDLLRINLSLVRRLVRTTDLTVQILTAGERTKTEVAMLYDRTLAKPEFVAAVKKQLEKVRIPVLFDTGYLAPFLQRGSFSFFQEVGYTERPVTACAKICEGKIVVLVNGSPFAMVLPYFFNENFQSLDDYATKAYFASFVRVLKYGAFFMAVMLPGLFVSIAEYTPELFPPQLLYKVAAAETATPLPLFLEMVFVIVLLEIIREAGLRLPKPIGHSVSLVAALIVGDAATKAGILSTPVLIVAALTTISMFVIPSLYEPATVLRILFVLAGGLFGPFGILTLTFLMVLSICGMNSFGLPYTAPIVPFGKGALRDGILRFPWQKLAQKPFNVNDLPGGEEKYEPERTD; this is encoded by the coding sequence ATGCAAACCAAACGCCCATTGAGCCCGGACCTGCGGGCCAACATCACCCGGCTGAAACAAATGTTTGGCAGCTCGACCGATCTCTATACAAAACCGGTGCGGGTACTGGGGGTGGATTGCTGCCTGTGCATGTTCGAGGGTCTGTCGACCCTGGAACGGCTGTGGGTGGTGATGCTGGCAATGCTGACCGAGAGCAATTACCGCCCCAAAAGCGGGGACGACCTGTTTCAGTATATTCAGCACAAAACCGACCTACCCCTGGAAAACACCCCGGTGGAAGATTTTGACGCCCTGCGGGTGCAGCTCACGGCAGGCACCACGGTAATACTGATCGACGGGTGCTGTAAAGCCGCTGTGCTTTCCACCCAGAACATGCAGTTCCGTTCAGTGCAGGAGCCTTCAGGCGAGGGAAACATCCGTGGTTCCAGGGAGGGCTTTACGGATCTTTTGCGGATCAACCTGAGCCTGGTGCGGCGGCTGGTGCGCACCACCGACCTGACCGTGCAGATTCTCACGGCGGGCGAGCGCACCAAGACGGAAGTGGCGATGCTGTACGACCGCACCCTGGCAAAACCTGAGTTTGTGGCCGCGGTAAAAAAGCAGCTGGAAAAGGTCAGGATCCCGGTCCTGTTCGACACCGGGTATCTTGCGCCCTTTCTGCAGCGGGGGAGCTTCAGCTTTTTTCAGGAAGTGGGGTATACCGAGCGGCCGGTCACAGCCTGCGCCAAGATCTGCGAGGGAAAGATCGTGGTTCTGGTGAACGGCAGCCCGTTTGCCATGGTGCTGCCCTATTTCTTCAATGAAAATTTTCAAAGCCTGGACGACTATGCCACCAAGGCCTATTTTGCCAGCTTTGTGCGGGTGCTCAAATACGGGGCGTTTTTTATGGCCGTGATGCTGCCGGGGCTGTTTGTTTCGATCGCAGAGTACACGCCCGAGCTGTTTCCGCCGCAGCTGCTTTACAAGGTGGCGGCGGCGGAGACCGCCACCCCGCTGCCGCTGTTTTTGGAAATGGTGTTTGTGATCGTGCTGCTTGAGATCATACGCGAGGCGGGCCTGCGGCTACCCAAGCCCATTGGGCATTCGGTGAGCCTGGTCGCCGCGCTGATCGTGGGCGACGCAGCCACCAAGGCCGGCATTTTGAGCACGCCGGTGCTGATCGTGGCGGCCCTGACCACCATTTCCATGTTTGTGATCCCCTCGCTGTACGAGCCGGCCACGGTGCTGCGCATTCTGTTTGTGCTGGCCGGCGGCCTGTTTGGCCCCTTTGGAATTTTGACCCTGACCTTTTTAATGGTGCTCAGTATTTGTGGAATGAACAGCTTTGGCCTGCCCTACACGGCGCCGATCGTGCCGTTCGGCAAGGGGGCGCTGCGGGACGGGATCCTGCGCTTCCCATGGCAGAAGCTGGCCCAAAAACCCTTTAACGTAAACGATCTGCCGGGCGGTGAGGAAAAATATGAACCAGAGCGAACGGATTGA
- the scoC gene encoding HPr kinase/phosphorylase: MLNLETIYAPRELTEIPIYTADVNRPGIMLAGYYQYFDPSRIQICGMVEISYLQELPEQTRRAHLEKLFSLKPPAVLITRNLGAMPEIMEYAAQYEVPVLGSAESTSTLMSALINILNVELAPRVTRHGVFIEVYGEGILMLGDSGVGKSETAVELVKRGHRLVADDAVELRRTSSRTIVGTAPENIRHFIELRGIGIVNVARIYGIGAVKVSEKVDLVVELEPWDKSKNYSRTGLESDTYDILGVSIPSTVIPVMPGRNLAVIIETAAINNRQKKMGYNAAKELLARLGLEDDTGM, translated from the coding sequence ATGCTGAATCTGGAAACCATCTATGCGCCCCGGGAGTTGACCGAGATCCCCATTTACACGGCAGACGTGAACCGCCCCGGGATTATGCTGGCGGGCTACTACCAGTACTTTGACCCAAGCCGCATTCAGATCTGCGGCATGGTGGAGATTTCTTATTTGCAGGAGCTGCCCGAGCAGACCCGCCGGGCGCATCTGGAAAAGCTGTTTTCCCTGAAGCCGCCCGCGGTGCTGATCACGCGCAATCTGGGGGCGATGCCGGAGATCATGGAGTATGCGGCCCAGTACGAGGTGCCCGTTTTGGGCTCGGCGGAGAGCACATCCACCCTGATGAGCGCGCTGATCAATATTCTGAATGTGGAGCTGGCGCCCCGCGTGACCCGCCACGGCGTATTCATCGAGGTTTACGGCGAGGGCATCCTGATGCTGGGCGACAGCGGCGTGGGCAAAAGTGAAACGGCGGTGGAGCTGGTGAAGCGCGGCCATCGCCTGGTAGCCGACGACGCGGTGGAGCTGCGGCGCACTTCCAGCCGCACCATTGTGGGCACAGCCCCCGAGAACATCCGCCATTTCATCGAGCTGCGGGGCATCGGCATTGTAAACGTGGCCCGGATCTACGGCATCGGCGCTGTAAAGGTGAGCGAAAAGGTGGATCTGGTGGTGGAGCTGGAACCCTGGGACAAAAGCAAAAACTACAGCCGCACCGGCCTGGAGAGCGATACCTACGATATTTTGGGGGTTTCGATCCCCAGCACGGTGATTCCGGTGATGCCCGGCCGGAACCTGGCGGTCATTATTGAAACCGCCGCCATTAACAACCGCCAAAAAAAGATGGGTTACAATGCGGCCAAGGAACTTTTGGCGCGTCTTGGGCTGGAAGACGACACAGGAATGTAA